A region from the Bacillus sp. Marseille-P3661 genome encodes:
- a CDS encoding CPBP family glutamic-type intramembrane protease, with translation MKSANSLYTILNKHKLFNNLTDDELAILSSIAEIIEYNEQTDFIKEGELDKSVYLIEEGSADVLKISEETGEIYSLGVLQAGDCAGEMALIAGSTGRTATVRAREKSLIVKIDFDQLIERKENESLYIKLLSNISKDLSNKLNSTNQLTINTLKKELETSKARIAMGMFTVYILFILSIYTLSFRFLVDLVIKWGSAWISVTILAIFASVMFILILRSGYPLRTFGLTLANWKKVLLESFILTIPLLIGIAIAKWIILQHHPNINDSVFRIVSMVKEGGIDSRILIYGSAYALFCPIQEFITRSGIQSALQNFLPPSKKRVWIAIILSNLLFSMAHAHVNLTFALLTFIPGLFWGWMYARQQSLLGAAFSHVLVGVWIFFIIGIDKIWNALF, from the coding sequence TTGAAATCTGCAAATTCACTTTATACGATCCTGAACAAACATAAATTATTTAATAATCTAACAGATGATGAGTTAGCCATACTATCTTCAATAGCTGAGATAATAGAATATAATGAACAAACTGATTTTATTAAAGAGGGAGAGTTGGATAAGAGCGTTTATTTAATAGAAGAGGGTAGTGCCGACGTTCTAAAAATCAGCGAAGAAACCGGAGAAATTTACTCACTCGGTGTATTGCAAGCAGGAGATTGCGCTGGTGAAATGGCATTGATCGCAGGGTCCACCGGTCGAACTGCAACTGTTAGAGCTCGTGAAAAATCATTGATCGTTAAAATTGACTTTGATCAACTGATTGAGAGAAAGGAAAACGAATCCCTTTATATTAAGCTGTTAAGTAATATCTCAAAGGATCTTTCGAATAAATTAAATTCAACAAATCAACTCACTATTAATACGCTAAAAAAGGAACTGGAAACGAGTAAAGCACGAATCGCTATGGGGATGTTTACTGTCTACATACTTTTTATCCTTAGCATTTATACATTATCTTTTCGTTTTCTCGTTGATTTAGTTATTAAGTGGGGATCTGCTTGGATCTCTGTTACTATTCTTGCCATTTTTGCATCTGTAATGTTTATTCTTATTCTTAGAAGTGGTTATCCACTACGCACTTTTGGTCTAACCCTTGCAAACTGGAAAAAGGTACTACTAGAATCCTTTATTTTAACAATTCCACTTCTAATCGGTATCGCCATCGCCAAATGGATCATATTGCAACATCATCCTAACATCAATGATTCAGTTTTTCGGATTGTGTCAATGGTGAAAGAAGGAGGTATTGATTCGAGAATCCTGATCTATGGATCTGCTTATGCTTTGTTTTGTCCAATCCAGGAATTTATAACCCGCAGTGGCATACAATCTGCTCTGCAGAATTTCCTGCCCCCGTCTAAAAAACGGGTTTGGATCGCGATTATTTTATCTAATCTTCTTTTTTCAATGGCACATGCCCATGTTAACTTAACTTTCGCATTATTAACTTTTATCCCTGGATTGTTTTGGGGCTGGATGTATGCACGGCAACAATCTCTATTAGGCGCAGCCTTTTCCCACGTATTAGTTGGCGTGTGGATTTTCTTTATTATAGGTATCGATAAAATTTGGAATGCTTTATTTTAA
- a CDS encoding glycosyltransferase family 2 protein: MFDQLYNILFVLIQLVVGIIGIYQIVLGFAGLYKKKEMNPPSPSKSFAVVVAAHNEESVIEPLLKNLKQLDYPAHLYDIFVICDNCTDKTADIVRKHGLNPMERTDLVNKGKGHAIEWMLTNLWKKERSYDAVIIFDADNLVSLNYLAEMNRKLLQGHKIIQGFLETKNPYDSWVSISYAIGYWYINRAWQLARYNLGMANILGGTGMCFDAKLLKEMGWNSHSLTEDVEFTARSIINGIYPTWANEAIIYDEKPVTLMSSYHQRIRWMRGHIDCANRYMWPLIKVAFKKRSLKIFDAALYMFQPFRLLMVVSISLLLSLHLATSVFEQLGVYQIVPFWVFWAYHIIVYLQIPLIMALEKKKWKAFLGLLIFPIFQLTWFPITLIALLTTRNKSWNHTIHTRSIQIEDVTRP, translated from the coding sequence ATGTTTGACCAATTGTACAACATATTGTTTGTTCTGATCCAATTGGTAGTTGGGATTATCGGTATATACCAAATCGTCTTAGGCTTTGCTGGCCTATATAAAAAGAAAGAAATGAATCCTCCTTCACCTAGCAAATCTTTCGCTGTTGTAGTTGCGGCACATAATGAGGAATCGGTGATAGAGCCTTTGTTGAAAAATTTAAAACAGCTGGACTATCCTGCGCATCTTTACGACATTTTTGTTATTTGTGATAACTGTACTGATAAAACGGCCGACATTGTGAGAAAGCACGGACTTAATCCAATGGAGCGTACAGACCTCGTAAATAAAGGGAAGGGGCATGCAATTGAGTGGATGCTTACGAATCTATGGAAAAAAGAACGTTCCTATGATGCAGTTATTATTTTTGACGCAGATAATCTAGTAAGTCTCAATTATCTAGCTGAAATGAATCGTAAATTACTCCAAGGCCATAAAATCATACAAGGATTCCTAGAAACTAAAAATCCTTATGATTCATGGGTATCGATTTCATATGCGATTGGTTATTGGTATATCAATCGTGCCTGGCAGTTGGCGCGCTATAATCTTGGCATGGCAAATATCTTGGGTGGTACCGGCATGTGCTTTGACGCCAAATTATTAAAAGAAATGGGGTGGAATTCCCACTCCTTAACTGAGGATGTAGAATTCACAGCCCGAAGTATTATTAATGGCATATACCCTACATGGGCTAATGAAGCCATTATATATGATGAAAAGCCAGTTACCTTAATGAGTTCCTATCATCAACGAATACGATGGATGCGCGGTCATATCGATTGTGCCAATCGATATATGTGGCCGCTAATCAAAGTGGCTTTTAAAAAAAGAAGTTTAAAAATATTCGATGCAGCCCTATATATGTTCCAGCCATTCCGACTTTTAATGGTTGTCTCCATATCGTTGTTGCTTTCGTTACATCTCGCAACATCGGTGTTCGAGCAGCTTGGTGTTTATCAGATTGTTCCTTTCTGGGTCTTCTGGGCTTACCATATAATCGTCTATCTTCAAATCCCTCTAATAATGGCACTAGAGAAGAAGAAGTGGAAGGCTTTTTTAGGCTTGCTCATATTTCCTATTTTCCAATTAACTTGGTTCCCGATTACATTAATAGCACTTCTAACTACAAGAAATAAATCTTGGAACCACACAATTCATACCCGCTCAATACAGATTGAAGACGTTACACGACCGTAA
- a CDS encoding ABC transporter substrate-binding protein, with translation MKKLLMLTSLAFVLILGACGTNSTENANEETKTNANESAPSGEPQYGGTLTLADLSDGQSLDPHVVTDAASMRYIENMYNTLFRYKNGTYGELEGDLVKDYTISEDGKVYTFNLHEGVLFHNGDELTSEDVKYSIERIIDKEVRAAQFASIESIETPAPNTVVFNLSEPVAPLLTFLAYPVNAIVNQTVVEENGGSLDNADAGSGPFKLVEWKKDQALTLEKNENYFKEGKPYLDKVVWRSIPDETSRTTALRNKEIDIVLQVSPKDVALLGKEEGLKVESVTGTYWEYLGLNVTEGPLADKKVRQAIAWAIDREALNNVIKFGQASVLTNGPIPPGHWAHNEEAVYPNRDLEKAKALLKEAGYENGLSLTLKTSPNKPQVQAGQVIKQQLEEVGINVELLSQEKSVFFEALGKKDFEMAVVGWVGFVDPDEFLYNIFYTDKLYNQQGYSNKELDALLDQGRTTMDQNERAEIYKKAQTIIAEDAPMVFLYANPQTSAMVESVQGFDVNPTVSTISLEDTWKQQ, from the coding sequence TTGAAGAAACTATTAATGCTGACGTCTCTTGCTTTTGTATTAATATTGGGAGCTTGTGGCACTAATTCAACTGAAAATGCCAATGAAGAGACAAAAACTAATGCAAATGAAAGCGCACCTAGTGGTGAACCACAATATGGCGGTACATTAACACTAGCAGATTTATCAGATGGGCAAAGTCTAGATCCACACGTGGTAACAGATGCTGCGTCAATGCGTTATATTGAAAATATGTACAATACATTATTTCGTTATAAAAATGGAACATATGGTGAACTAGAAGGTGATCTTGTAAAGGATTACACTATTTCTGAAGATGGGAAAGTTTACACATTCAATTTACATGAAGGCGTGCTGTTCCACAATGGAGATGAGTTAACGTCTGAAGATGTAAAGTATTCAATTGAACGAATTATTGATAAAGAAGTTCGTGCAGCACAATTTGCATCAATTGAGTCTATTGAGACACCAGCACCTAATACAGTGGTGTTTAATTTATCAGAGCCTGTTGCACCGTTGTTAACGTTTTTAGCTTATCCCGTTAATGCTATCGTAAATCAAACGGTTGTTGAAGAAAACGGTGGAAGTCTTGATAATGCTGATGCTGGTAGTGGACCATTTAAGCTAGTTGAATGGAAAAAGGACCAAGCATTAACACTTGAGAAAAATGAAAATTACTTTAAGGAAGGTAAGCCGTATCTTGATAAAGTGGTATGGCGCTCTATTCCAGATGAAACATCTAGAACAACTGCTTTAAGAAATAAGGAAATTGATATCGTCCTTCAAGTATCACCTAAAGATGTAGCGCTTTTAGGTAAAGAAGAGGGATTAAAGGTTGAATCAGTGACAGGAACATATTGGGAATACCTTGGTTTAAATGTAACTGAAGGTCCATTGGCAGATAAGAAAGTTCGTCAAGCAATTGCATGGGCAATTGATCGCGAAGCGTTAAATAATGTAATTAAATTTGGACAAGCTTCGGTATTAACAAATGGTCCGATCCCACCGGGACATTGGGCGCATAATGAAGAAGCTGTTTATCCGAATCGTGATTTAGAAAAGGCTAAGGCACTTCTTAAAGAAGCTGGTTACGAAAATGGATTAAGTCTAACATTGAAAACTAGTCCAAACAAACCACAAGTTCAAGCAGGACAAGTAATTAAACAGCAATTAGAAGAAGTAGGAATTAACGTTGAATTATTATCACAAGAAAAAAGTGTATTTTTCGAAGCGTTAGGAAAGAAAGATTTTGAAATGGCTGTAGTTGGTTGGGTAGGATTTGTAGATCCAGATGAGTTCTTATACAACATTTTCTACACTGACAAGCTTTATAATCAACAAGGCTATTCAAATAAAGAGCTTGATGCGTTATTAGATCAAGGCCGTACAACAATGGATCAAAACGAACGAGCTGAAATTTATAAAAAAGCTCAAACAATTATTGCTGAAGATGCACCAATGGTATTCTTATATGCTAACCCACAAACATCAGCAATGGTTGAATCAGTACAAGGATTTGATGTAAATCCAACAGTATCTACAATTTCACTTGAAGATACATGGAAACAACAATAA
- a CDS encoding ABC transporter permease, whose product MVMYVLKRILVSIPVLFGISILAFFLVRVVPGDTVTAMLGSNYNEEQAAILRAQLGLDQPVIVQYGIWIGNVITGDFGYSNFTNQPVLTAIIQRLPVTLELTVLSVLFAVVLAIPLGILAAVRRGSGIDYSSSFIGILGISVPNFWFGTLMILLFSLGLGWVPSGGFVPLSEGLIENLKTMVLPSIAMGTTVAAVAMRMTRSSMLEVIGQEYIKMARAKGVSKGALIWKHALKNALIPVVTVLGIQTGYLLGGSVVIEQIYSLPGIGQLALQAITNRDYALLQGTILFIAGAFVVINLLVDIIYGLLDPKIRY is encoded by the coding sequence ATGGTAATGTATGTGTTAAAAAGAATCCTAGTTTCAATTCCGGTGCTTTTCGGAATTTCCATACTTGCTTTCTTCTTAGTTCGAGTCGTACCAGGTGATACAGTAACTGCTATGCTTGGTTCTAACTATAACGAAGAGCAAGCGGCTATTTTACGTGCACAGCTTGGATTAGATCAACCAGTCATCGTTCAGTATGGAATTTGGATTGGTAATGTAATAACAGGTGATTTTGGTTACTCAAACTTTACGAATCAACCGGTGCTAACTGCAATCATTCAAAGATTACCGGTAACATTAGAGTTAACGGTCTTAAGTGTTCTTTTTGCCGTCGTATTGGCAATTCCACTAGGCATTTTAGCTGCTGTTCGTAGAGGTAGTGGAATTGACTATTCATCAAGTTTTATTGGTATCCTTGGGATCTCAGTTCCTAACTTTTGGTTTGGAACATTGATGATTTTATTATTTTCTTTAGGATTAGGCTGGGTTCCTTCTGGGGGATTTGTACCTCTATCAGAAGGCCTGATTGAAAACTTAAAAACAATGGTGTTACCAAGTATTGCAATGGGAACTACTGTTGCTGCTGTTGCGATGAGAATGACGAGATCATCAATGCTAGAAGTTATTGGCCAGGAGTATATCAAAATGGCAAGAGCTAAAGGTGTTTCAAAGGGTGCGCTTATTTGGAAACATGCACTAAAAAATGCTTTAATTCCTGTCGTAACTGTATTGGGTATTCAGACAGGTTACCTTTTAGGTGGATCGGTTGTTATAGAACAAATCTATTCCCTGCCAGGGATTGGCCAATTAGCACTACAAGCTATCACTAACCGTGATTATGCATTGCTACAAGGTACAATTTTATTTATTGCTGGGGCTTTTGTTGTTATAAATCTACTCGTTGATATTATTTATGGACTCTTAGATCCGAAAATTCGCTATTAA
- a CDS encoding ABC transporter permease, with protein MGEVWFRFRKNKLALFGFIVIMTFIVLSLTAPFVSPYDPYEMNPGQMLSAPSGEHLFGTDQFGRDIFSRIIYGTQISLKVGLISVGISLICGVIIGIVAAYYGRWVDGLLSRITDVMFAFPDILLALVIMAILGPSLTNLMIAIGIVYTPTFARIARGSVLQIKDSLYIEAARSMGVSNIKIMLRHILPNTLAPIIVQVTLSFAFAILSEAALSFLGLGVSPDTPSWGIMLSEAKDWMEMAWWSAVFPGIAITLAVFSFNVLGDGVRDALDPRLKNESA; from the coding sequence GTGGGCGAGGTATGGTTTCGATTTCGAAAAAATAAGCTAGCTTTATTCGGCTTTATTGTCATTATGACATTTATCGTTTTGTCGCTAACTGCTCCGTTTGTTTCACCATATGATCCTTATGAGATGAATCCTGGTCAAATGTTAAGCGCACCTTCCGGTGAGCATCTGTTTGGCACGGATCAATTTGGAAGGGATATATTTAGTAGAATTATTTATGGAACTCAAATTTCATTAAAAGTAGGTTTAATTTCTGTTGGGATTTCATTAATTTGCGGTGTGATTATTGGTATCGTTGCTGCCTATTACGGAAGATGGGTGGATGGATTACTCTCAAGAATCACTGATGTAATGTTTGCTTTTCCTGATATCTTACTAGCATTAGTAATCATGGCGATTTTAGGACCTAGCTTAACAAACTTAATGATAGCAATTGGTATCGTGTATACACCAACATTTGCACGGATTGCCAGGGGCTCGGTTCTTCAAATTAAAGATTCCTTATATATAGAAGCAGCTCGGTCAATGGGCGTTAGTAATATAAAAATCATGTTACGTCATATCCTTCCAAATACACTAGCTCCTATTATTGTCCAGGTAACTTTATCTTTTGCGTTTGCGATTCTTTCTGAAGCAGCGCTAAGTTTCTTAGGATTAGGCGTTTCACCTGATACACCTTCATGGGGAATTATGTTAAGTGAGGCGAAGGATTGGATGGAAATGGCTTGGTGGTCAGCGGTATTCCCAGGAATTGCGATTACGTTAGCTGTTTTCAGTTTTAATGTGTTAGGAGACGGAGTTCGTGATGCACTTGATCCAAGATTAAAGAATGAATCAGCTTAA
- a CDS encoding ABC transporter ATP-binding protein has translation MEQKVLEVKNLKTYFNTRNGLVKAVDGVDFDVKKGEILAIVGESGCGKSVTSQSIMRLIGQKKSEIISGEVLYKGDNLLDKSESEMRELRGKNISMIFQDPMTSLNPVYTVGAQIAEVPRIHDKADKKSAWKRAIEMIKKVGIPSPESRATQYPHQFSGGMRQRGVIAMSLAGNPDLLICDEPTTALDVTIQAQVLDLIRDLRDETNAAIVMITHDLGVVAELCDTVAVMYAGKIVEKASVEELFANPQHPYTKGLLASLPKPGSRERLTPIEGQPPNLHNLPQGCRFADRCPFVMSKCREKQPELIESSFKNHHVACWLEEEEVEEVV, from the coding sequence ATGGAACAAAAAGTACTTGAGGTAAAAAATTTAAAAACCTATTTTAATACGAGAAACGGTTTAGTTAAAGCAGTTGATGGTGTTGATTTTGATGTGAAAAAAGGTGAAATTCTTGCAATAGTGGGCGAGTCAGGTTGTGGGAAAAGTGTAACATCACAATCTATCATGCGGTTAATTGGACAGAAGAAAAGCGAAATCATTAGCGGTGAAGTTCTATATAAAGGTGATAATTTACTAGACAAGTCCGAATCTGAAATGCGAGAGCTGCGCGGTAAAAATATATCAATGATTTTTCAGGATCCTATGACATCATTGAACCCTGTTTACACAGTTGGGGCGCAAATTGCTGAAGTTCCAAGAATCCATGACAAAGCTGATAAAAAATCCGCTTGGAAACGAGCAATTGAAATGATTAAGAAGGTTGGTATTCCATCACCGGAATCACGTGCAACGCAATATCCTCATCAATTTAGTGGTGGGATGCGCCAACGTGGTGTCATTGCAATGTCACTGGCTGGTAATCCTGATTTGTTAATATGTGATGAACCAACAACAGCTCTTGATGTAACGATTCAAGCACAAGTATTAGATTTAATCCGCGACTTACGCGATGAAACGAACGCAGCTATCGTTATGATTACCCACGATTTAGGTGTTGTTGCTGAGCTTTGTGATACTGTTGCGGTTATGTATGCTGGAAAAATTGTAGAGAAAGCATCTGTTGAAGAGTTATTTGCAAATCCACAGCACCCATATACAAAAGGTTTGCTTGCTTCTTTACCAAAACCGGGTTCAAGAGAAAGATTAACGCCGATTGAAGGACAACCGCCAAACCTTCATAACTTACCTCAAGGGTGTCGCTTTGCAGATCGTTGTCCGTTTGTTATGAGTAAATGTCGCGAAAAGCAACCTGAACTAATTGAAAGCAGCTTTAAAAATCATCATGTAGCATGCTGGCTTGAAGAAGAAGAAGTGGAGGAAGTTGTATGA
- a CDS encoding ABC transporter ATP-binding protein has product MSTKELVRIENLKKHFTLSNGFLSRNKAVVQAVDGLNFSIYEGETLGIVGESGCGKSTTGRLLLRLLDASEGKVYFDGKDLMSLSKAELKNSRKDFQMVFQDPYASLNPRMTVKELIEEPMKTHGLYKENRLEKIKELLNAVGIPESYMERFPHEFSGGQRQRIGIARALALNPKFIVADEPVAALDVSIQAQIINLMVDLQEKYGFTYLFIAHDLSVVQYISDRVGVMYLGQMVELAESDELYDNPLHPYTKALLSAIPVPDPTRKSERIPLKGEIPSPVNPPSGCRFHTRCPIATEKCKQEVPAFREVQPGHFVACHEV; this is encoded by the coding sequence ATGAGTACAAAAGAATTAGTACGAATCGAAAACTTAAAAAAGCACTTTACACTTTCTAACGGCTTTCTTTCTCGTAATAAAGCAGTTGTTCAAGCGGTTGATGGCTTAAACTTTTCCATATATGAAGGGGAAACGTTAGGGATTGTTGGTGAGTCGGGTTGTGGTAAATCTACAACTGGTCGTTTATTGCTGCGCTTATTAGATGCATCAGAAGGAAAGGTATACTTTGATGGTAAAGACTTAATGTCTTTATCTAAAGCAGAATTGAAAAATTCTCGTAAAGACTTTCAAATGGTTTTCCAAGATCCATATGCATCATTAAATCCTCGTATGACGGTTAAAGAGCTTATTGAGGAGCCAATGAAGACGCATGGTTTATATAAAGAAAATCGACTTGAAAAAATTAAAGAGCTGTTAAATGCAGTTGGAATACCTGAAAGCTATATGGAGCGCTTTCCACATGAGTTTTCTGGAGGGCAACGTCAGCGGATCGGAATTGCGCGTGCATTAGCTTTAAATCCAAAATTTATCGTTGCAGATGAGCCAGTTGCTGCACTTGACGTGTCCATTCAAGCTCAAATTATTAACTTAATGGTTGATCTGCAAGAAAAATACGGATTTACGTATCTATTCATTGCTCATGACTTAAGCGTTGTTCAATATATAAGTGATCGTGTTGGGGTTATGTATCTTGGTCAAATGGTCGAGTTAGCTGAAAGCGATGAACTGTATGATAATCCACTTCATCCGTATACAAAAGCTTTGTTATCGGCTATTCCTGTTCCAGATCCAACGCGAAAAAGTGAACGAATTCCATTAAAAGGTGAAATTCCTAGTCCGGTTAATCCGCCATCTGGCTGTCGTTTCCACACACGTTGTCCAATTGCAACAGAAAAGTGTAAACAAGAAGTACCAGCTTTCCGTGAAGTGCAACCAGGTCATTTTGTCGCATGTCATGAAGTATAA
- a CDS encoding DUF1028 domain-containing protein: MKLNTFSIIARCPDTGHLGAAVATCFPGVGAHSPHIEADVGIIVTQGWVNPMLGKKGLQLLKSGKTANETLNRLMLNDPGRELRQIAVLDYYGNTAAYTGIENDEYKGHIIGRNCSVQGNLLTSPAVLEAMLETFEFTEGLLENRLLAALEAGQAAGGDKRGKQSAVIKVEAIDGFPYVDFRVDDHDNPIGELRRIYEKNKHILIDRYHEWVDAVKEGNKL; the protein is encoded by the coding sequence ATGAAATTAAACACTTTTTCAATTATCGCCCGTTGTCCAGATACAGGCCACTTAGGTGCAGCAGTTGCAACCTGTTTTCCGGGAGTAGGTGCGCATTCGCCGCATATAGAAGCGGATGTTGGAATTATCGTAACTCAAGGTTGGGTAAATCCAATGTTAGGAAAGAAAGGATTACAATTGCTAAAGTCAGGGAAAACTGCTAATGAAACGTTAAATAGACTCATGCTGAATGATCCGGGTAGGGAGTTAAGGCAAATTGCAGTCCTTGATTATTATGGAAATACAGCCGCATACACTGGAATCGAAAATGATGAATACAAAGGTCATATTATCGGGAGAAATTGCTCTGTACAAGGCAATCTTCTAACAAGTCCTGCTGTATTGGAAGCAATGTTAGAAACGTTTGAATTTACAGAAGGATTGTTAGAAAATCGACTTTTAGCCGCATTGGAAGCAGGACAAGCAGCCGGTGGTGATAAGCGCGGAAAGCAATCGGCTGTTATAAAAGTTGAGGCAATAGACGGTTTTCCCTATGTGGATTTTCGCGTGGATGATCATGATAATCCTATTGGAGAATTAAGAAGAATCTATGAGAAGAATAAACATATTTTAATTGATCGTTATCATGAGTGGGTAGACGCTGTAAAAGAAGGCAATAAATTATAA
- a CDS encoding helix-turn-helix domain-containing protein — protein MKETALASIATKFNQDGISIWLNEDETISCISEWNGCPDIYQDVVHFFQKDKKELQLENSHLFKVHDFVIALHGKTKINRYETFHYLNEWYPWINTLVELEKNIQREKSLHLLMDVAHTIASSLQNEDILKIIIESAVKTIPNADTGFLFLYDKKINKLLVKSAVGFKEESYKRTRLVPGEGVTGKVFSSRKSIMINDKKKISDEMANMSSQNFSHYINSTMLGEFPNSMMSAPLIFKEEVIGVLTIDSFTKQAKFTNEDLQILEALADHVAVAIMQSELFQKERKYREELQLTHVALRHEHEQLQRTTDLHNRLTNIAAQGEGIEAIVKTLDAMVEVPFAIYDSLLKPLYVSDQVEQKRRRPPTNFFKHPAIKKLLSTKKWQKIDLTEKEMLIVFPIVGAETILGFLLIWTDSEELLGSNSVLFEYGATVLALEWTKQEAIREVQERIKGEFFEEVLSGHTNVQLYEQAKNLGLKPDDYYTVILCQRKSGGRGASHTPYIVGMERQRWVDHLENILTEHSLPGLVFQRGSMVVGIVSFSAKKPKSDARKIIKDLLPKLEKLPEKVQIGIGRVHKGLLNFKKSYTDAEQCLKVLDSTRDRGVLSYAEMGVYRFFLQHDREELRFFLMDILGPLINYDQRKKSTLLETLIMYVKFDKEINKLTAELNIHYNTLYYRINRIQEILAVSFDNHDDWFNIQLACQVYEYLEGSTENK, from the coding sequence ATGAAAGAAACAGCACTAGCTTCTATAGCAACAAAATTTAATCAAGATGGGATATCGATATGGTTAAATGAGGATGAAACAATTTCATGTATCTCTGAATGGAACGGCTGTCCTGATATATATCAGGACGTTGTTCATTTTTTTCAGAAAGACAAAAAAGAACTTCAATTAGAAAACTCCCATCTCTTCAAAGTTCATGATTTTGTTATTGCTTTGCACGGTAAAACAAAAATAAATCGCTATGAGACTTTTCATTACCTAAATGAATGGTATCCATGGATAAATACTTTGGTTGAATTAGAAAAAAATATTCAGCGTGAAAAATCACTGCATTTGCTAATGGATGTTGCACATACGATTGCCTCATCCTTACAAAATGAAGATATTTTAAAAATAATCATAGAATCTGCTGTCAAAACAATCCCTAACGCTGATACGGGATTTCTATTTTTATATGACAAAAAAATTAATAAGCTGCTTGTCAAATCTGCAGTGGGCTTTAAAGAAGAAAGCTATAAGAGAACCCGGCTTGTACCAGGTGAAGGTGTCACTGGTAAAGTATTTAGTAGTAGAAAATCAATCATGATCAACGATAAAAAGAAAATTTCTGATGAGATGGCCAATATGTCTAGCCAAAACTTTAGCCATTATATTAATTCTACAATGCTGGGTGAATTCCCAAATAGCATGATGTCCGCCCCGCTAATCTTTAAAGAAGAAGTTATCGGGGTTTTAACTATAGATAGCTTTACTAAACAAGCGAAATTTACGAACGAAGATCTGCAGATTCTAGAAGCGCTTGCTGATCATGTGGCAGTTGCAATTATGCAGTCTGAACTTTTTCAAAAAGAACGTAAATACCGTGAAGAACTACAGTTAACACATGTAGCTTTACGACATGAGCATGAACAACTACAACGTACAACTGACCTTCATAACCGTCTGACGAATATTGCAGCACAAGGTGAGGGGATTGAAGCGATCGTTAAAACGTTAGATGCTATGGTTGAAGTTCCTTTTGCCATTTATGATAGCTTATTAAAACCGCTTTATGTTTCAGATCAAGTTGAACAGAAACGGCGACGTCCCCCAACCAATTTTTTTAAACATCCTGCTATCAAAAAATTGTTAAGCACAAAAAAGTGGCAAAAGATAGATTTAACGGAAAAAGAAATGCTTATCGTGTTTCCGATTGTAGGTGCTGAAACAATATTAGGTTTTTTATTAATTTGGACTGACAGTGAAGAATTACTAGGCAGTAATAGTGTTTTGTTTGAATATGGCGCAACTGTTTTAGCTTTAGAGTGGACTAAACAAGAAGCCATCCGTGAAGTGCAAGAGCGGATTAAGGGTGAGTTTTTTGAAGAAGTTCTTTCAGGGCACACGAATGTTCAGTTATATGAGCAAGCCAAAAATTTAGGGCTTAAGCCTGATGATTATTATACGGTCATACTATGTCAACGAAAATCAGGGGGACGTGGAGCCAGTCACACACCCTATATCGTTGGAATGGAACGGCAAAGATGGGTTGACCACTTAGAAAATATATTAACAGAGCATAGCTTACCAGGGTTAGTGTTTCAACGTGGTTCGATGGTTGTTGGCATTGTATCATTCTCTGCCAAAAAGCCAAAAAGCGATGCTAGAAAAATCATTAAAGACTTGTTGCCTAAATTAGAAAAGTTGCCTGAAAAAGTACAAATCGGGATAGGGCGTGTTCATAAAGGATTATTAAACTTCAAAAAATCATATACGGATGCAGAACAATGTTTAAAGGTTTTAGATAGCACGCGGGATAGAGGTGTTCTTAGTTATGCAGAAATGGGGGTATATCGATTCTTTCTCCAGCACGACCGTGAGGAGCTGCGTTTCTTTTTAATGGATATACTAGGACCATTAATAAACTATGATCAGCGTAAAAAAAGTACGCTTTTAGAAACATTGATTATGTATGTAAAGTTTGATAAAGAAATCAATAAACTAACGGCAGAATTAAATATTCATTATAACACACTCTATTATCGTATAAATAGAATCCAAGAGATATTAGCAGTCTCGTTTGATAATCATGATGATTGGTTTAATATACAGCTTGCATGTCAGGTCTATGAATACTTAGAAGGTTCGACTGAAAATAAATAA